One region of Epilithonimonas zeae genomic DNA includes:
- a CDS encoding DUF1800 family protein → MNNFQKNKHLVSRAGFGIHHNDIEKYKNLSPKKLYHELKNNSDYEPLSTDMQPVTREQYQEMSKAVNRKSYNQFNKNYNSSIRKSWHSQMINTPYQLREKMALFWHGHFATRIQQSLFNKEIIEIFRKNALGNFRDLVFEVSKSAAMLNFLNNQQNKKAKPNENFARELMELFTLGRGNLYTEKDIKESARAFTGWGYNGLGEFTDNKKQHDSGEKVFLGKTGNFDGTDIINMILEKPECAHFITEKIYKFLVNENPDEKIVKSLSDKFYKSNYDITTLLDNIFLSDWFYSEKNIGAKVKSPVELIVGIRRIMPMDLQNRDTIYNFEKLLGQELLQPPNVAGWPSGTLWIDSSTLLLRMRIPAVMAGYKTLDIEPKSNDDVNMGKDEKKVVVNKKQNTITIHWQGISNILNEDLFSLLLSKPNESLKKLITDFNSDKSKKHLMISIMSTPEYQLC, encoded by the coding sequence ATGAATAATTTCCAGAAGAATAAACATTTGGTTTCCAGAGCAGGTTTTGGAATTCATCATAATGATATTGAGAAATATAAAAACCTCAGTCCAAAGAAATTATATCATGAACTAAAGAACAATTCGGATTACGAGCCTTTGTCAACAGATATGCAGCCTGTCACTCGCGAACAATACCAGGAAATGTCGAAAGCGGTCAACAGAAAATCTTATAATCAATTCAATAAAAATTATAACAGTTCGATTCGGAAATCCTGGCATTCTCAAATGATCAACACGCCTTATCAGCTTCGGGAGAAAATGGCGCTTTTCTGGCACGGACATTTTGCAACAAGAATTCAGCAGTCATTATTTAATAAGGAGATTATAGAAATCTTTCGAAAAAATGCATTGGGAAACTTTCGAGATTTGGTATTCGAAGTTTCAAAATCAGCGGCAATGCTTAATTTTCTGAATAATCAACAAAATAAAAAAGCCAAACCGAATGAAAACTTCGCCAGAGAATTGATGGAACTTTTCACGCTAGGAAGAGGAAATCTCTACACCGAAAAAGACATTAAAGAATCTGCAAGAGCTTTTACAGGGTGGGGCTATAATGGTCTGGGGGAATTCACGGATAATAAAAAACAACACGATTCCGGAGAAAAAGTGTTTCTCGGAAAAACCGGAAACTTTGACGGAACTGATATCATTAATATGATTCTCGAAAAACCAGAATGCGCTCATTTCATCACAGAAAAAATTTACAAATTCTTGGTCAACGAAAATCCTGATGAAAAAATAGTAAAATCTTTGAGCGATAAATTTTACAAATCCAATTATGACATCACGACTTTGTTGGACAACATTTTTCTGTCAGATTGGTTTTATTCCGAAAAAAACATCGGTGCAAAAGTCAAATCGCCGGTAGAATTAATTGTTGGTATCAGACGAATAATGCCGATGGATTTACAGAATCGGGATACGATTTACAACTTTGAAAAATTACTCGGACAAGAATTGCTCCAACCTCCGAATGTTGCCGGTTGGCCGAGCGGAACCCTTTGGATAGACAGTTCTACTCTATTATTAAGAATGAGAATCCCTGCGGTAATGGCCGGTTACAAAACTTTGGACATCGAACCCAAATCCAATGATGATGTCAATATGGGAAAAGATGAGAAAAAAGTGGTTGTCAACAAAAAGCAAAATACGATTACCATCCATTGGCAAGGCATTAGTAATATTCTGAATGAAGACCTTTTCAGTCTTCTGTTATCAAAACCTAATGAAAGTCTTAAAAAATTGATTACAGATTTCAATTCTGATAAAAGTAAGAAGCATCTGATGATTAGTATCATGTCAACTCCAGAATATCAACTTTGTTAA
- a CDS encoding DUF1501 domain-containing protein — translation MIINRKTFLKTSSLAAASFLFPNFLKALTLPEAIAMNGKTLIILQLSGGNDGLNTIIPVKNDVYYQSRNQISIKEENSLLLTDEAGINANLKFFKELYDNGELAVMNNVGYPEPNKSHFRSMDIWQSASDSNEFKNSGWLGRYLDEACHDCHNPTQAIEVDDLLSLAMKGETKNAIAFKDPKKLFDISQEMLYKKLNADNHDHEHDLASYLYNTLGNAINNSEYIFSESKAKPTDRVYPATQIGKDFKTIASLIKSDINTQVYYLSVGSFDTHANQNQRQAQLFKAINDAVEVFTKDMKENGKFNDIMIMTFSEFGRRVAQNASNGTDHGTANQMFFISGGLKKKGLLNPLPDLTNLKDGDLIYTEDFRKVYATVLKRWLNTNDQKILGKDNGYYDFI, via the coding sequence ATGATTATCAATAGAAAAACATTCTTGAAAACTAGCAGTCTGGCTGCCGCTTCTTTTCTTTTTCCAAACTTTCTAAAAGCTTTAACGCTGCCAGAAGCGATTGCAATGAATGGAAAAACGCTTATCATTCTGCAATTATCTGGTGGCAATGATGGTCTTAACACGATTATTCCTGTTAAAAATGACGTTTATTATCAATCCAGAAATCAGATTTCTATCAAGGAAGAAAATTCGCTTTTGTTGACAGATGAAGCGGGAATTAATGCTAATCTTAAATTCTTCAAAGAACTCTATGACAACGGGGAATTAGCGGTGATGAATAACGTTGGTTATCCGGAACCTAACAAATCCCATTTCAGAAGTATGGACATCTGGCAATCTGCGAGTGACAGTAATGAATTCAAAAATTCCGGCTGGCTCGGGCGATATCTGGATGAAGCTTGTCACGACTGTCATAATCCGACTCAGGCGATAGAAGTTGATGATTTGTTAAGTCTAGCAATGAAAGGCGAAACGAAGAATGCGATTGCTTTCAAAGATCCGAAAAAATTATTCGATATCAGTCAGGAAATGCTCTACAAAAAACTGAATGCCGATAATCACGACCACGAGCATGATTTGGCATCTTATCTTTACAACACACTTGGCAATGCTATCAACAATTCCGAATATATTTTTTCTGAAAGCAAAGCCAAACCAACAGACAGGGTCTATCCCGCTACACAAATAGGAAAAGATTTCAAAACGATTGCTTCGCTCATCAAATCCGATATCAACACTCAGGTTTATTATCTTTCTGTAGGAAGTTTTGACACACACGCCAATCAGAATCAAAGACAAGCACAACTGTTTAAAGCTATTAATGATGCAGTTGAAGTTTTCACAAAGGATATGAAGGAGAATGGGAAATTCAATGATATTATGATAATGACTTTCTCTGAATTTGGTAGAAGAGTGGCACAAAATGCGAGTAATGGAACAGACCACGGAACGGCTAATCAAATGTTTTTCATCAGCGGTGGTCTCAAGAAAAAAGGATTATTAAATCCGCTTCCTGATTTGACTAATCTTAAAGACGGTGATTTGATTTATACGGAAGATTTCAGAAAAGTTTATGCGACAGTTCTCAAAAGATGGCTGAATACCAATGATCAAAAAATCCTCGGAAAAGATAATGGTTACTATGATTTTATCTAA
- a CDS encoding organic hydroperoxide resistance protein produces the protein MKTLYSIGATAKGGRNGHVKSDNGVLDLEVRMPKGLGGANDDYANPEMLFAAGYSACFDSALNLVIKQSKIETGETTVTAKVGIGQIENGGFGLEAELHANIPGVSLEQAQELIEKAHQICPYSNATRGNIDVKLTVSND, from the coding sequence ATGAAAACATTGTACAGTATTGGCGCAACAGCCAAAGGAGGAAGAAACGGACACGTGAAAAGTGATAACGGAGTTTTGGATTTAGAAGTAAGAATGCCAAAAGGTCTTGGCGGCGCTAATGATGATTATGCGAACCCGGAAATGCTTTTTGCTGCAGGATATTCGGCCTGTTTTGACAGCGCATTGAATTTGGTTATCAAACAAAGTAAAATCGAAACTGGCGAAACAACTGTAACGGCTAAAGTTGGAATTGGCCAAATTGAGAACGGTGGATTTGGATTAGAAGCAGAATTGCACGCTAATATCCCAGGTGTTTCTTTGGAACAAGCTCAGGAATTGATCGAGAAAGCGCATCAAATCTGTCCTTATTCTAACGCTACAAGAGGAAACATCGACGTAAAATTGACTGTGAGCAACGATTAA
- a CDS encoding MarR family winged helix-turn-helix transcriptional regulator, whose translation MEDLLKLDKQLCFSVYVLHREIMQCYRPILKNFGLTYPQYITMMTLWEKDDLTVNQVGEILQLDNGTLTPLLKRLESKGYLERKRSKEDERVVKIHLTEKGTELKEKATCIPIELAKAMNLSIDEIMELKTLSDKVVQKINQ comes from the coding sequence ATGGAAGATTTATTAAAATTAGACAAACAGCTTTGCTTTTCCGTTTATGTTTTACATCGCGAAATCATGCAGTGTTATCGTCCGATTCTGAAAAATTTTGGGTTGACTTATCCACAATACATCACGATGATGACGCTTTGGGAAAAAGATGATTTGACCGTGAATCAAGTTGGGGAAATTTTACAATTGGATAACGGAACTTTGACGCCACTTTTAAAAAGATTGGAATCAAAGGGTTATCTGGAAAGGAAACGCAGCAAGGAAGATGAACGTGTCGTAAAAATTCATTTAACAGAAAAAGGAACAGAACTCAAAGAAAAGGCTACTTGCATTCCAATTGAACTGGCAAAAGCAATGAACCTAAGCATCGATGAAATAATGGAATTGAAAACATTATCCGACAAAGTTGTTCAGAAAATTAATCAATAA
- a CDS encoding 3-oxoacyl-ACP synthase III family protein, with the protein MFKSVISGVGHYVPENIVTNDDLSKLMTTNDEWITERTGIKERRHRKNRVDSEETTSFYGLKASEIALKNANLTAKDIDYIVFATLSPDYYFPGSGVLLQEMLGCDTIGALDVRNQCSGFVYAMSVADAFIKSGLYKNVLVVGAEIHSFGLDFSDAGRGVSVIFGDGAGAVVLSASQDENAKGILSVNMHSEGKYAEELAVKFPGTKLGWSDNLLKNPDSLTAEDIYPVMNGNFVFKHAVTRFPETILEALEKAGKSIEDLDLLIPHQANIRIAQYVQQLLKLPDEKVFVNIQKYGNTTAASIPIALSEAIQEGRMKRGDLVCMSAFGSGFTWGSILFEY; encoded by the coding sequence ATGTTTAAAAGTGTAATATCCGGCGTGGGACATTACGTCCCGGAAAATATAGTGACCAACGATGACCTTTCTAAACTAATGACCACCAACGATGAGTGGATTACGGAAAGAACGGGAATCAAGGAAAGAAGACATCGCAAAAACCGAGTGGATTCTGAAGAAACAACTTCTTTTTATGGTTTGAAAGCCTCAGAAATCGCTCTCAAAAATGCTAACCTTACCGCAAAAGATATAGATTATATTGTATTCGCAACCTTGTCTCCGGATTATTATTTTCCGGGTTCTGGTGTGTTGTTGCAAGAGATGCTGGGCTGCGATACTATTGGAGCTTTAGATGTTCGAAACCAATGTTCAGGTTTTGTTTATGCAATGAGCGTGGCAGATGCGTTCATCAAATCCGGATTGTACAAAAATGTTTTGGTTGTAGGTGCAGAGATTCATTCTTTTGGACTGGATTTTTCTGATGCCGGACGTGGAGTTTCAGTGATATTCGGAGATGGCGCTGGTGCGGTAGTTTTATCTGCAAGCCAAGATGAAAATGCAAAAGGAATTCTCTCCGTAAATATGCATTCTGAAGGAAAGTATGCGGAAGAATTAGCAGTGAAATTCCCAGGAACCAAATTAGGCTGGAGCGATAATCTTCTTAAAAACCCAGATTCTTTGACAGCAGAAGATATTTATCCAGTAATGAACGGAAATTTCGTTTTCAAACATGCTGTTACAAGATTTCCTGAAACCATTTTGGAAGCGCTTGAAAAAGCAGGAAAATCGATTGAAGATCTAGATTTGTTGATTCCTCACCAAGCAAATATCAGAATTGCACAATATGTTCAGCAATTGTTGAAATTACCGGACGAAAAAGTTTTCGTGAATATCCAGAAATATGGTAATACAACTGCGGCTTCCATTCCTATTGCTTTGAGTGAAGCGATTCAAGAGGGTAGAATGAAACGTGGTGATTTGGTTTGTATGTCAGCTTTCGGAAGTGGTTTCACTTGGGGAAGTATTTTATTTGAATATTAA
- a CDS encoding CorA family divalent cation transporter yields the protein MPIEQKYKTANWEWIDVTAPTEEDLQFLHERYHINYLLLEDTIDPNHLPKYEEVDQVKFFLTRESTDLEKRTLNNISDISSKLGIFLLPKLIITTHRTKSKSINEVFEELKKDHPENISRDHLALRLALKIIKTFDDESNTLLEVMDSMENEIFLKTTNHTNQIRRLYKLKRKSGLNTRILTISGEWITKFKTLDLQEVEVMDLLDKQKDVIADFDHVNAQTVNLISMFLALSDQKANQVMKLLAIYSVYFLPITFIAGIYGMNFDNMPELHHKKGYYFTLGLMALIVICTFIYMRRKKWQG from the coding sequence ATGCCGATAGAACAGAAATATAAAACTGCCAACTGGGAATGGATAGACGTGACTGCACCTACTGAAGAGGATTTACAGTTTTTGCACGAGCGTTACCACATCAATTATCTTCTGCTGGAGGATACGATAGATCCCAACCACCTTCCGAAATATGAAGAAGTGGACCAAGTGAAGTTTTTTCTGACCCGCGAATCTACGGATTTGGAGAAGCGAACACTGAACAACATCAGTGATATCAGTAGTAAATTAGGGATATTTTTACTTCCAAAACTAATTATTACTACACACAGAACGAAAAGCAAAAGCATCAATGAAGTTTTTGAGGAATTGAAAAAAGACCATCCGGAGAATATTTCGCGCGACCATCTGGCACTTCGATTGGCTTTGAAAATCATAAAAACCTTTGATGACGAGAGTAATACTTTGCTTGAAGTGATGGATAGTATGGAAAATGAAATCTTCCTGAAGACGACTAATCACACAAATCAAATCAGAAGGCTTTATAAACTGAAAAGAAAATCTGGTCTTAATACGAGAATCTTAACCATCTCCGGAGAATGGATTACTAAATTCAAAACTTTGGATTTGCAGGAAGTTGAAGTAATGGATTTACTTGATAAACAAAAAGATGTAATTGCAGATTTTGACCACGTGAATGCGCAAACTGTTAACCTCATCTCTATGTTTTTGGCGTTATCTGACCAAAAAGCGAATCAGGTAATGAAGCTTTTAGCCATCTATTCGGTTTACTTTTTACCGATTACGTTTATTGCCGGAATTTACGGAATGAACTTCGATAATATGCCGGAACTACATCATAAAAAAGGTTACTATTTTACTCTGGGATTAATGGCTTTGATTGTAATTTGTACTTTTATTTATATGCGCCGAAAAAAGTGGCAAGGCTAG
- a CDS encoding endonuclease, protein MSIELLTFYNVENFYPPDKDSAESYHSGLYNWDDYKYNLKIRKISNVFHFIEEDFGQLPSIIGLAEIGAKSVLEDLTQKNLPLNDYEIIYEQSADSRNLSVALLFDKVKYTLLKYQTLQFQLDEEKEFDTRDILQAEFLCQEKKLHILVLHLPSKRNQDEKKEQRNFIIGKLKEILQKLFDKGEAIVLMGDFNENPDNKVVQELLFDKDGEQILNNPFETLYKQNQFSTYHGKKGVCFDQILFTEKILKEKFTFKNIEAQIYNSPRLRNKDNKNSNYPSRTYSGSRYLSGYSDHFPVILKLFRNHES, encoded by the coding sequence ATGAGTATAGAATTGCTGACATTTTATAACGTCGAAAATTTTTATCCGCCAGACAAAGATTCTGCAGAATCTTACCATTCCGGACTATACAATTGGGATGATTACAAATACAATCTGAAAATCAGAAAAATATCTAATGTTTTTCATTTTATTGAGGAAGATTTTGGACAATTGCCCTCTATTATTGGTTTGGCTGAGATTGGAGCAAAATCTGTTTTAGAAGATTTAACTCAAAAAAATTTGCCTCTCAATGATTACGAAATCATCTATGAACAATCCGCAGATTCCCGCAATCTAAGTGTGGCTTTGCTTTTTGATAAAGTGAAATACACGTTACTGAAATATCAAACTTTACAGTTCCAATTGGATGAAGAGAAAGAATTTGATACACGTGATATTTTGCAAGCGGAGTTCTTATGTCAAGAAAAAAAACTTCACATTCTTGTCCTCCATTTGCCTTCCAAAAGAAATCAGGATGAAAAAAAAGAACAACGAAATTTTATTATTGGAAAGTTAAAAGAAATACTTCAGAAACTATTTGATAAAGGAGAAGCTATTGTTTTGATGGGCGATTTCAATGAAAATCCGGATAATAAAGTTGTTCAGGAATTGCTTTTTGATAAAGATGGTGAACAAATTCTGAATAATCCTTTTGAAACATTATATAAGCAAAATCAATTTTCGACCTACCACGGAAAGAAAGGTGTTTGTTTTGACCAAATTTTATTTACTGAAAAAATTCTAAAAGAAAAATTCACTTTTAAAAATATCGAAGCTCAAATCTATAATTCTCCAAGACTAAGAAACAAAGATAACAAGAACAGCAATTATCCTTCCAGAACTTATTCAGGTTCAAGATATTTGAGTGGTTACAGCGACCATTTTCCTGTTATTTTAAAATTATTCCGGAATCACGAATCATAA
- a CDS encoding lmo0937 family membrane protein produces MRNLLWLVAVICIIVWLLGMLGVVPGMDTGSLIHVLLVIAIVVVLFNIISGRKPLD; encoded by the coding sequence ATGAGAAATCTATTATGGTTAGTCGCAGTCATTTGTATTATTGTATGGCTTTTAGGAATGTTAGGCGTTGTTCCGGGAATGGACACAGGAAGTTTAATTCACGTTCTTCTGGTTATCGCTATTGTAGTGGTATTATTTAATATCATCTCAGGAAGAAAGCCTCTGGATTAA
- a CDS encoding Tex family protein — translation MTASEFIQKQLNIPTKNIDSTLQLFSEDCTIPFIARYRKDKTGNLDEVAIENIFKLNKQFEEIVKRKESILKSIEEQSALTSELRQKIEFSFDLQELEDFYLPYKKRKKTKADTAREKGLEPLAKIIMSQRSDDIDFIASKYINQNVADEEQALQGARDIIAEWINENLYVRKNLRRLFQRKAIISSKVVKAKKDDEAAQKFSQYFEWQEALNRIPSHRLLAMLRAENEGFVKTSVDIEKDEALDLIENAIIKSNNSSTKQIEIAIADSYKRLLEPALSNEALQEAKEKADIKAIEVFSENLQQLLLASPLGEKRILAIDPGYRTGCKVVCLDEKGDLLHNENIYPHAPQNESGMAMKKIRSMVNAYNIEAISIGNGTASRETEFFIKKIAFDKPIQVFVVSEAGASVYSASKIARDEFPNYDVTVRGAVSIGRRLADPLAELVKIDPKSIGVGQYQHDVDQTKLKEELDNTVIRSVNSVGINLNTASKSLLSYVSGIGEKMAENIVSFRTENGAFTERKELKKVPRLGEKAYQQAAAFVRIKNAKNPLDNSAVHPEAYKIVEKMAKDLGLKTEDLISNKDKIASINPEKYVTNDIGILGIRDILKELEKPGLDPRKAAKVFEFDPNVKSIKDVRPGMILPGIVNNITAFGCFVDLGIKESGLVHISQLKDGFVSDVNEVVKLHQHVQVKITEVDEVRKRIQLTMIL, via the coding sequence ATGACGGCCTCAGAATTTATACAAAAGCAATTAAATATCCCAACCAAAAACATAGATAGTACGCTTCAGCTTTTTTCCGAAGATTGCACTATCCCTTTCATTGCGCGTTACAGAAAAGACAAAACCGGTAATCTGGACGAGGTTGCCATTGAAAATATTTTCAAACTGAATAAGCAATTTGAAGAAATCGTTAAAAGAAAGGAAAGCATCCTGAAATCTATTGAAGAACAAAGTGCTTTAACTTCTGAATTAAGACAAAAAATAGAATTTAGTTTTGACTTGCAGGAGTTAGAAGATTTTTATCTGCCTTACAAAAAACGAAAAAAGACAAAAGCTGATACTGCTAGAGAAAAAGGATTGGAACCTTTAGCCAAAATCATTATGAGCCAACGTTCTGATGATATTGATTTTATCGCTTCAAAATATATTAATCAAAATGTTGCCGATGAAGAGCAAGCTCTGCAAGGTGCAAGAGATATCATTGCAGAATGGATTAATGAAAATCTCTATGTTCGTAAAAACCTGAGGCGATTATTCCAGAGAAAAGCCATTATTTCTTCCAAAGTTGTCAAGGCAAAAAAAGATGATGAAGCAGCACAAAAATTCTCACAATATTTTGAATGGCAGGAAGCCTTGAACAGAATTCCATCGCACCGTCTATTGGCAATGCTTCGTGCGGAAAATGAAGGTTTTGTAAAAACTTCTGTCGATATCGAAAAAGATGAAGCGCTTGACCTCATCGAAAATGCAATTATAAAAAGCAACAATTCATCTACAAAACAAATCGAAATAGCGATTGCTGATTCCTACAAGCGATTGTTAGAACCAGCTCTTTCCAATGAAGCGCTTCAGGAAGCTAAAGAAAAGGCAGATATCAAAGCGATTGAAGTTTTTTCTGAGAATCTTCAACAACTGCTACTCGCTTCGCCTTTGGGAGAAAAAAGAATTTTAGCAATCGATCCTGGTTACAGAACTGGTTGCAAGGTCGTTTGCCTGGATGAAAAAGGTGACCTTTTACACAACGAAAATATCTATCCGCACGCACCTCAAAACGAAAGCGGAATGGCGATGAAAAAAATCCGCTCGATGGTTAATGCTTATAATATTGAAGCCATCTCCATCGGCAACGGAACTGCCAGCCGTGAAACCGAATTCTTCATTAAGAAAATTGCATTTGATAAACCAATTCAGGTTTTTGTAGTTTCGGAAGCTGGCGCTTCAGTCTATTCTGCCAGTAAAATTGCAAGAGATGAATTTCCGAATTATGATGTAACCGTTCGTGGTGCTGTTTCTATCGGAAGACGATTAGCAGATCCTTTAGCCGAATTAGTAAAAATCGACCCTAAATCTATTGGTGTTGGGCAATACCAACACGATGTAGATCAGACCAAACTAAAGGAAGAATTGGACAATACTGTAATACGCTCCGTAAATTCAGTAGGAATTAACTTGAATACAGCAAGTAAATCATTATTAAGTTATGTTTCCGGAATTGGAGAAAAAATGGCTGAAAACATTGTGAGTTTTCGAACAGAAAATGGCGCTTTCACCGAAAGAAAAGAACTTAAAAAAGTACCACGATTAGGCGAAAAAGCTTATCAACAGGCAGCCGCTTTTGTGAGAATCAAGAATGCTAAAAATCCTTTGGATAATTCGGCAGTACATCCCGAGGCTTATAAAATCGTCGAAAAAATGGCGAAAGACTTAGGTTTGAAAACTGAAGATTTAATTTCGAACAAAGACAAAATAGCCTCTATCAATCCTGAAAAATATGTGACCAATGATATTGGAATTCTCGGAATCAGAGACATTTTGAAAGAATTAGAAAAACCGGGATTGGACCCAAGAAAAGCCGCCAAGGTTTTTGAATTTGATCCTAATGTAAAATCAATCAAAGATGTAAGACCTGGAATGATACTTCCCGGGATTGTCAATAATATTACAGCTTTCGGATGTTTCGTAGATCTCGGAATCAAGGAAAGTGGATTGGTACATATTTCTCAACTTAAAGATGGCTTTGTATCAGACGTGAATGAGGTAGTGAAGCTTCATCAGCACGTTCAGGTTAAAATCACTGAAGTGGATGAGGTAAGGAAGAGAATCCAGCTGACAATGATTTTATAA
- a CDS encoding FAD-dependent oxidoreductase yields the protein MSSKTPCFTICKDCGGLGKKKKRIKKSLKLRYQSEVENFEKNKGRGNAPLLPEAHLYICPTCSGSGLISADEFPNPDTENFPHITIIGGGIGGVALAVACLHRGIPFTIYERDKCFNERSQGYGLTLQQASKVIDGFGISNLEQGVVSTRHLVHKPDGTVVAEWGMRKWMANSTKASPKKTNIHIARQALRSTLIQQLGDNDKIQWGHQLIDFNEDKDGQLDLIFQVNGESKTAKADLIVGADGIRSAVRNILIGEAKSPLRYLGCIVILGICPLSALENNNHPLLDSATVFQTANGNERIYMMPFNSESVMWQLSFPMSEEEAKELSSKGSEALKEEAIKRTQWHAPIPQIMEATLASQVSGYPVYDRELLNPDLLLNAGKATLIGDAAHPMSPFKGQGANQALLDALSLARIISKQCQPKSDWKSRGIRESVLKQFEAEMIERSSVKVEDSAAAAQFLHSDLALYEGNEPRGKVLKRKNLL from the coding sequence ATGTCAAGCAAAACACCTTGTTTTACCATCTGTAAAGACTGCGGAGGTCTCGGAAAGAAGAAAAAAAGAATCAAGAAAAGTCTGAAGCTCCGATACCAATCTGAAGTAGAAAATTTTGAAAAAAACAAAGGCCGCGGCAATGCTCCTTTACTTCCAGAAGCGCATTTGTACATTTGCCCAACTTGCTCAGGTTCAGGATTAATTTCTGCTGATGAGTTTCCAAATCCAGACACAGAAAATTTCCCACACATTACCATAATTGGTGGCGGAATTGGTGGTGTGGCGTTGGCGGTTGCTTGTCTGCATCGCGGTATTCCTTTTACAATTTATGAGCGAGACAAGTGTTTTAATGAGCGTTCGCAAGGTTACGGACTTACATTGCAACAAGCCAGCAAAGTGATAGATGGATTCGGAATTTCTAATCTGGAACAAGGCGTTGTTTCTACAAGACATCTGGTGCATAAACCCGACGGAACTGTGGTTGCCGAATGGGGAATGCGAAAGTGGATGGCAAACTCTACGAAAGCCAGTCCAAAAAAAACGAATATCCACATTGCCAGACAAGCTTTGCGCTCTACATTGATTCAACAATTAGGCGATAATGACAAGATACAATGGGGACATCAATTGATTGATTTTAATGAAGACAAGGACGGACAATTAGACCTTATCTTTCAAGTCAATGGCGAATCAAAAACCGCAAAAGCCGATTTGATAGTGGGTGCAGATGGCATCCGCAGTGCAGTTCGTAACATCTTAATTGGTGAAGCGAAGTCACCTTTGCGATATTTAGGCTGCATTGTGATTTTAGGGATTTGTCCTTTGAGCGCATTAGAAAACAATAATCATCCTTTGCTTGATTCGGCAACTGTTTTTCAAACTGCCAATGGGAATGAACGGATTTATATGATGCCTTTCAATTCTGAGTCTGTGATGTGGCAACTAAGTTTCCCAATGTCTGAGGAAGAAGCTAAAGAATTAAGTTCAAAAGGTTCTGAAGCTTTAAAAGAAGAAGCTATCAAACGTACGCAATGGCACGCTCCTATTCCTCAAATTATGGAGGCCACTCTAGCCAGTCAAGTTTCCGGATACCCGGTTTATGACCGAGAGTTACTCAATCCTGATTTATTACTAAATGCAGGAAAAGCTACATTAATCGGTGACGCTGCTCATCCAATGAGTCCGTTCAAAGGGCAAGGCGCCAATCAGGCTTTGCTGGATGCTTTATCTTTGGCTCGAATCATTTCGAAACAATGCCAACCAAAATCTGATTGGAAATCAAGAGGAATCCGAGAAAGTGTGCTAAAGCAGTTCGAAGCAGAGATGATTGAAAGAAGTTCAGTCAAAGTTGAAGATTCTGCAGCAGCTGCACAATTTCTACACTCAGACCTTGCGCTTTATGAAGGGAACGAACCGCGAGGTAAGGTTTTGAAAAGGAAGAATTTATTGTAA